Part of the bacterium genome is shown below.
TGGCGGCCGGACGGATCCGCGCCGCGATGGAGATTCCCTCCGGTCTCGGCAGGGCACTCGCCGCCGGACGCGCCGCCGCGGTACTGCTGGCGGTCGACGGGTCGTTGCCGCTGCGCGCCGACATCTCACGAGGCTACGCGGCGGCCATCGTGGCCCGGTTTAATCAGGACCGGCTGGCCGCGGCGGCCCTCCGCCTTCCGGCGGCAGCCGCCGTTCCCTCGCTCACGGTGGAGAGCCGGATCTGGTTCAATCCGACGCTGGACAGCAACAACTTCATGGTGCCGGGGCTGCTCGTGATCAACCTGCTGATGTGGCCGCCGATCCTGACCAGCCTCACGGTCACGCGGGAGAAGGAGTCGGGCGCCATCCTCAACGTCCAGACCGCGCCGATCGCGGGATGGGAGTACGTACTCGGCAAGCTCGTGCCCTATGCCGGTATCTCGTACCTTACGTACTGGCTGCTGCTGGCCTGCGCGGTCTGGCTGTTCCACGTGCGCATGCTCGGCAGCCTCGTCGCGCTCAGCCTCGGGGCGCTCCTCTTCGTGATCGCGACGGCCGCGATCGGACTCGTAGTCTCCGTCCTGGTTCGCACGCAGGTAGCGGCGCTGGTGGCCACGGTGGTCGTCGTCATGGTGCCCGGTATGGAATACTCCGGCTTCTCGGAGCCGATCGGCACGCTGGATGCGAGCGGACGTGTGATGAGCCACCTCTTCCCGGTCGCGGATTTCATGTTCCTGGTCCGGGGGGTCTTTCTCAAGGGCTTCGGCCTCGCGGCCGGGGCGGACAGCCTCCTGCGGCTGGCCGGGTACGCCGGCGCGGCCGTCCTGGTCGCGACCCTGGCGTTTCCCAAACGGCGGAAGCGGTGAACGCGCGTGCGGCTCCTCGCGCTGATTGAAAAGGAACTGCGGACGTTCTTCCGCGAGCCGGTGCTCGTGTTTGTCGTCGCCTACGCCCTCCTCTGGGCCCCGTACCAGGCGGCGTCGCAGTTCACGTTCGAGCTCAACCGCTACCCGGTGGCCGTCTACGACCTCGACCGGAGTGCGCAGAGCCGCGCGCTCATCGACCGGCTGCGGCCGCCGTACCTCAACGTGGGGCGGATCATCACGCGGGAGCGGGAGATCGACACAGTGCTCGAGCGCGACGAGGCGTCGGCGGTGGTCGTGATCCCGGAAGACTTCAGCCGGCGGCTCGCGGCCGGCGGCCGGGCGTCGGTGCAGATCATCAGCGACGGCACCTATACGCCGACCGCCCAGCTCGCGGGCGCGTACGTAGCCGGCATCGCGCAGCGGTTCCTGCAGGCACAGCAGCCGACGAGCCCGGCGGGGGCCGGCGCCGGGCTCGTCGACGCGCGCGTTCGGGTCCGCTACAACGAGGCCCTTATTCCCGAATGGTATCGGGGGCTCGAAGAACTGTTCGGGACGATCATGATCATCGCGATGATGCTCCCCGCCGCGTTCATGGTCCGCGAGAAGGAACAGGGCACGGTCGAGCAACTGCTGGTGAGCCCTGTCCGACCGTGGGAGATCATGGCGGCCAAGGTCTTGCCGATGGCCCTCGTGACCGTGCTCGGGACGCTCGGGAGTCTCGGCGTTCTTTCGCACGCGTTCGACATGCCGATCCGCGGCAGTCTGGCGCTCTTTACCGTCGCGACGACGCTGGTGGTGATCGCGACCGGCGGCCTCGGGCTTGTCATCGCGACGACCGCCCGGACGATGCCGACCGCGCTCATCATGGCGTTCGTCCTGCATATTCCGATTTCGTTTCTCTCGGGCACGATCACGCCGATCGAAGCGATGCCGCCCGCGCAGTACTACCTGACGTTACTGTCGCCGTACCGGTATTACCTGGAAATCGGCTACGGCGTGGTGTTGAAGGGCGCCCCGCTCTCGGTGCTGTGGCCGGACGTTGCCGGGCTCACCGTCCTCAGCGCCGCGATGTTTGCCGTGGGCGCCCGGCGGTTTCTCCGACAGTTCGAGTAGCCGCGGGCGGGCCCGACGCGACGCTACGCGCCCCCGATGGTCAAAATCAAGTCCGTCGCGTACGCCGCGAGAAACCCGATGAGGATGCCCCACGCGGCGGCCGGGGGCTGATGGAAGCGGCGGCCGACGGCGAACATCTCGCCGATCACATAGAACAGCGCACCCGAGGCCAGCGCCAGGAAGAGCACAAACGCCTGCGGCGAGTTGACGCGGTAGCCGATCACCGTGCCGAGAAACGTCGGACCGCCGCCGATGAGCCCGGCGAGGCCGAGGAACGACCACGAAGGCACCTCGCCCGCCGCGGCCACGGGCGCGGCGACCGCGAACCCCTCCGTGACGTTGTGCAGCCCGAAGCCGATGATAAGGATGATGGCGAACCCGATCGCGCCGGTCGCGGCCGCCTGGCCGATCGCGAGGCCCTCCGAAAAATTATGGAGTCCGAGCCCGGCGGCGACCAACAGCGTCAACTGCTGCGCGGCCGGGATTCGAGCCGCCGACCGCCGGCGCGCGGTGTCGGCGAACATGACCAATCCGACGAGACCCAGGAGCAGGCCCAGCACCAGCATGATCACGAGAGAGACGAAGACGTTCCAGTGGCCCGATTTCATGGCGCCCTTGAGGGCTTCGTCGATCGGCTCCTGCGCCTTCGACAAGATGTCCCAGATGAGAAAGAGCAGCACGCCGATCGCGAGCGCGTTGAGAAAATTCTGAAGGCCTCGCGTCCTTGTCCCGAGCCGCGCGACCGGAAGCCCCAGGTAGATGGTGAACCCGGCCAGCGCTCCGAGCGCGGTCGTCTGCCAGATTGACATGCCTCCTACCCTCCGACGGAACCCGGATTACGCCGCGTCGACCGTACGCGGCGCGCCGGCCCGCGGCCCGGTGCGTCCACGCGCGGCAGACGCGAACAGACTTGCGCAGGCGGATTCTAGAGTGCTATGGTCAACAATGGCCGTCAAGGGTCGGATGGGCCGGCTGGCGCCAGCCCTTGCGGTACATGGTCCCGCGCCGATCGTTACAATCTGGCGCCGGTAAAAAGGTGGCAATTTCTCCGGTGGGACGGTTTTCCACAACCCAGGCGGTGGCCGCGTTCCGGGCACACGGCCGCAACATCACCGCGCAGCGTATGGCGGTCTTCCGGGCGCTGGAGCGCGCCGACGGTCATCCGACCGCCGAGGGCCTGCACGGACGAATCCGCCGCGCCGTCCCGAGCATTGCGCTCAAGACGGTGTATGCGATTCTGCACGAACTGGCTCGCCTTCGCTTGGCGGCCCCGCTGCCGCTCCCTGGAGGAGCGGTCCACTGGGAGCAGAACACCACTCCGCATGGCCACCTCGTGTGCGACACGTGCCGGCGCGTCGTGGATTTGCCGGTGGATCCGACCGTGCTGATGCCGCTGGTTCGAAACGCCGCCCGCGGCTTCGACGTGCACGGCGCATCCTTGATCGTGCACGGACGCTGCGGCGCCTGCGCAAAAGGATGACCACCGCTCTGCGTTGACACGGGCTCCCGTAGACCGTCTCATCGCGCTCGCAGCAGCGCTCGCCTGCACGGTAGGACTGGCCGCCGCGCTGGCGCGCGCGCAGAGTCCCGGCGTGACCACGGTCCCCGGCATGCCGCCCGTCGTCGATCCGCACAACATCTTCAGCGAGACGGCGAGCGGCAAAATCGCTCCGGCGGTCGCGAAGGACCCGCCGCGCGTCTACGTGCCCGACCTCCGGTCGGACGATGTGTATGTAATCGATCCGTCCACCCTCACGGTGGTGGACCGGTTCCCGGTCGGCCGCAGCCCCCAGCACGTCGTGCCCTCGTGGGATCTCCGGACCTTGTGGGTGACCAATAACGCCGAAGGGCGCACCGACGGCAGCCTGACGCCGATCGATCCGCGCACCGGGAAGCCCGGACGCGCCCTGCGGGTGGACGATCCGTACAATTTGTACTTCACTCCCGACGGCAAGTCCGCGATCGTCGTGGCGGAGGCGCACCGGCGGCTCGACTTCCGCGACCCACACACGATGGCGCTGCAGGGGTCGCTGAGCGTTCCACAATGCGCCGGCATCAACCACGCCGACTACTCGATCGACGGCCGCTACGCGATCTTCACCTGCGAGTTCAACGGCCGCATCGCCAAGGTCGACACGATGCACCGCCGGGTCCTCGGTTATCTGGCGCTGCCGCTCGAACGGCCGGCCAACGGCATTCCCGGAATGCCGCAGGACGTGCGCGCGGGGCCCGACGGACGCACTTTCTACGTCGCCGATATGCGCGCGGACGGCGTCTTTGTGATCAACGGCGACGCCTTCAAGCAGATCGGCTTCATCCACACCGGCGTCGGCACCCACGGCCTCTATCCCAGCCGGGACGGCACGAAGCTCTATGTCGCGAACCGGGGTTCGAATCAGATCCACGGGCCGCGCAACAGCAAGGACGGGAGCGTGTCGGTGATCGATTTCGCAACCCGGAAGGTCGTCGCGCGGTGGCCGATCCCCGGCGGGGGCAGCCCGGACATGGGCAACGTCAGCGCGGACGGACGGTATCTCTGGCTGTCCGGCCGCTTCGACGACGTGGTCTACGCGATCAACACGGCGAACGGTGACGTGCGCAAGATCGCCGTCGGAGCCGAACCGCATGGCCTGGCGGTCTGGCCGCAGCCCGGCCGGTTCTGTCTCGGCCACACCGGCATTCTCCGTTGATTTCCCGGATCTGACCCCCCGCGGCGGCGGCCCGGGCGCTACGGGGCGATGATAAACTGCGTGACCGGAACGATCTCGACCCCGGCCTGATCGAACTCCGGCAGGAGACGCCGGACGACCTGCGGCGTTCCGGTGACGATGTGCCCCACCCCCACCGCCCATCCCCGCCGCTTGGCCGTGGCGATCAACACCCTGAGCTTACCGGCGATGCCGGCCGGCGGGTCGTCGAGGGGCGTGGTCTCCGGGATCGTCCGGAGGCCCATCTGGCGCGCGACGATCGTCGCGATAGAGCGCGGGGTCTCCCGGTTCTCCTCGAACCAGAGGCCGCGAGCCTTGATGACCGCGAGCGTTGCGTGCATCACGCGCGGATCCGTGGTGGCCCGCGAACCGCCGTGGTTGTCGACGCCCACGACGCCGCGGACGCCGGCCAGGTCGCCTTCGACGACCCGGGTAATCTCCGCGTCGCTCATGCGTACCCAGACGATGCCGGTCACCGGGCCAAGATCCGCCGGATTGTTCGACTCCAGAGGCAGATGGAGCATCGGCACGAGGCCGTGCAACGCCGCTTCGCGCGCGATCTGTGCGGAGTACCGCATGTGCGGGTAGATGCCGAGCGAGAACGGCCGGTGCATCGCGTAGATCGGCTGCAGGTCCGCCAGGCTGGCGCCCGCGTGCTCGAAGACGATCGCGACCCGGGGATGAGGGGGCGCGGCGGCGGCGCCCCCGAGCGCCGTCCACACCGACAAAAGCAACACGACCGCGCAGAGCCGACGCCTTCTCACGTGCGTATTATGCCATACTCCGCCCGCCGCTCAAACCGCGCGACACGCTCCCGCCCGGGCGATCGGTCGGCCGCCCGATCTTCAATCGGCCCGCGGCCCGATAACCCGCTTCCCTCGAGCCGCCTAGAGTCATACCCAAGGGAGTAGCGCCGAAGGTCGTCAGCGACGAGACCCGGGATTCGAGGGTGTCCTCCCGGAGGCCGCCTTCCTGCAACACGTGCCGTCCGCCGCGGCGGACGCCTCCGGCCGGCCGTATCCGCAGAGACGAGGTGAGATCATGCGAATCGAAGCACGGTGGGCGTCCGGCATGCGGTTCGAAGCCGTCACTCCGGACGCCCTCGGAATCGTCATGGACGCGCCGCACGGTGGGACGGCGGGCGGCCCTACGCCGATGGAGGCGCTGCTGATGGCGCTCGCCGGCTGCACCGGGATGGACGTCATCCCGATCCTCCAAAAGATGCGCGCGCCCGTGGACCGGTTCACGATCGACGTCACGGCGGAGCGGGCCGATACACATCCCAAGGTGTTGACGGCGATCCACCTGCGCTATGCCGCCGCGGGGCCCGGTCTCCGCCGCGAGCAGGTCGAGAAAGCGGTCGCGCTCTCGCAGGAAAAATATTGTTCCGTTTCGGCGATGCTGCGCAAGGCGGTGCCCATCACGTATCAGACGGACGTCATCGACACCGGCGTCGCGCCGCTACCCGCGGTCAGTTGATGAGAACACTCATGATGCCATGGCAAAGTCCGATACGGAGCCTATGCCGAATCGAGCGTAGGGCGGATAGGCCCCGCCCCCTTCCCCCGGTACGCTGGTCTGGGATTGTTGGGAGGGATGCATGATGACGACGCCGCTGACCGGACCCGTAGTGCTCGTACCGACCGACTTCTCGCAGGCCTCCGTCGGGGCCGCGCGGTTCGCCGCGGACCTCGCGCGCCGGCTGGATGCCACCCTCGTCCTGCTCCGGGTGATCCTGCCGCGGGAAGTCGAGGAGGGCCTGGACCAGGGTAAGTTTGTGGACCAGCAGATGGACGAAGGGCGCGTGTACCTGCGCTGGTGGTTTACGACGTTCGTACCGGCGGAGGCGCGCCGGACCGTACGGCTGCACGAGTTCGTCGCCGTCGGGCACCCCGAGGAGGAGATCGCCGCCGTGGCCGAGTCGCTGCAGGCGACGATGATCGTCATGGCCACGCACGCCCGGACCGGCGTCAGGCGGGCCGTTCTCGGCAGCGTTGCCGAGGCGGTCGTGCGGCACGCGTCGTGCCCCGTGATGATGGTGCGCGGCCCGGCGAAGATGTGGACCGCCGCGACGCCGGAGACGGCCCGCGAGCTCACCGCCGCCGCCAAGGCATCGTAGATCGAGAGGAGGCCGTCCCATGCGCGCGCGCGAGCTGATGAGTACCCCGGTCGTCACCATCCACCCCGAAGCGCCGCTCAAGGACTTGGCGGAACTTATGGTCGCGCACCGCGTCAGCGGGGTGCCGGTCGTGGACCGCGGCGGCATGCTGATAGGCGTGGTGTCGGAATCCGACGTGATGGAAAAGATC
Proteins encoded:
- a CDS encoding divergent polysaccharide deacetylase family protein yields the protein MRRRRLCAVVLLLSVWTALGGAAAAPPHPRVAIVFEHAGASLADLQPIYAMHRPFSLGIYPHMRYSAQIAREAALHGLVPMLHLPLESNNPADLGPVTGIVWVRMSDAEITRVVEGDLAGVRGVVGVDNHGGSRATTDPRVMHATLAVIKARGLWFEENRETPRSIATIVARQMGLRTIPETTPLDDPPAGIAGKLRVLIATAKRRGWAVGVGHIVTGTPQVVRRLLPEFDQAGVEIVPVTQFIIAP
- a CDS encoding ABC transporter permease, giving the protein MGALRRVRAVMQKELAVLRRDRFYLLMAVGFPLVTMLLMGYGMNYDVRNVPLGIADLDGTAESRALTAAFTASGYFRLVTATRNPRTLDDEMAAGRIRAAMEIPSGLGRALAAGRAAAVLLAVDGSLPLRADISRGYAAAIVARFNQDRLAAAALRLPAAAAVPSLTVESRIWFNPTLDSNNFMVPGLLVINLLMWPPILTSLTVTREKESGAILNVQTAPIAGWEYVLGKLVPYAGISYLTYWLLLACAVWLFHVRMLGSLVALSLGALLFVIATAAIGLVVSVLVRTQVAALVATVVVVMVPGMEYSGFSEPIGTLDASGRVMSHLFPVADFMFLVRGVFLKGFGLAAGADSLLRLAGYAGAAVLVATLAFPKRRKR
- a CDS encoding zinc permease codes for the protein MSIWQTTALGALAGFTIYLGLPVARLGTRTRGLQNFLNALAIGVLLFLIWDILSKAQEPIDEALKGAMKSGHWNVFVSLVIMLVLGLLLGLVGLVMFADTARRRSAARIPAAQQLTLLVAAGLGLHNFSEGLAIGQAAATGAIGFAIILIIGFGLHNVTEGFAVAAPVAAAGEVPSWSFLGLAGLIGGGPTFLGTVIGYRVNSPQAFVLFLALASGALFYVIGEMFAVGRRFHQPPAAAWGILIGFLAAYATDLILTIGGA
- a CDS encoding Fur family transcriptional regulator, with protein sequence MGRFSTTQAVAAFRAHGRNITAQRMAVFRALERADGHPTAEGLHGRIRRAVPSIALKTVYAILHELARLRLAAPLPLPGGAVHWEQNTTPHGHLVCDTCRRVVDLPVDPTVLMPLVRNAARGFDVHGASLIVHGRCGACAKG
- a CDS encoding ABC transporter permease; translation: MRLLALIEKELRTFFREPVLVFVVAYALLWAPYQAASQFTFELNRYPVAVYDLDRSAQSRALIDRLRPPYLNVGRIITREREIDTVLERDEASAVVVIPEDFSRRLAAGGRASVQIISDGTYTPTAQLAGAYVAGIAQRFLQAQQPTSPAGAGAGLVDARVRVRYNEALIPEWYRGLEELFGTIMIIAMMLPAAFMVREKEQGTVEQLLVSPVRPWEIMAAKVLPMALVTVLGTLGSLGVLSHAFDMPIRGSLALFTVATTLVVIATGGLGLVIATTARTMPTALIMAFVLHIPISFLSGTITPIEAMPPAQYYLTLLSPYRYYLEIGYGVVLKGAPLSVLWPDVAGLTVLSAAMFAVGARRFLRQFE
- a CDS encoding OsmC family protein yields the protein MRIEARWASGMRFEAVTPDALGIVMDAPHGGTAGGPTPMEALLMALAGCTGMDVIPILQKMRAPVDRFTIDVTAERADTHPKVLTAIHLRYAAAGPGLRREQVEKAVALSQEKYCSVSAMLRKAVPITYQTDVIDTGVAPLPAVS
- a CDS encoding universal stress protein; this encodes MMTTPLTGPVVLVPTDFSQASVGAARFAADLARRLDATLVLLRVILPREVEEGLDQGKFVDQQMDEGRVYLRWWFTTFVPAEARRTVRLHEFVAVGHPEEEIAAVAESLQATMIVMATHARTGVRRAVLGSVAEAVVRHASCPVMMVRGPAKMWTAATPETARELTAAAKAS
- a CDS encoding YncE family protein yields the protein MPPVVDPHNIFSETASGKIAPAVAKDPPRVYVPDLRSDDVYVIDPSTLTVVDRFPVGRSPQHVVPSWDLRTLWVTNNAEGRTDGSLTPIDPRTGKPGRALRVDDPYNLYFTPDGKSAIVVAEAHRRLDFRDPHTMALQGSLSVPQCAGINHADYSIDGRYAIFTCEFNGRIAKVDTMHRRVLGYLALPLERPANGIPGMPQDVRAGPDGRTFYVADMRADGVFVINGDAFKQIGFIHTGVGTHGLYPSRDGTKLYVANRGSNQIHGPRNSKDGSVSVIDFATRKVVARWPIPGGGSPDMGNVSADGRYLWLSGRFDDVVYAINTANGDVRKIAVGAEPHGLAVWPQPGRFCLGHTGILR